In Pseudoalteromonas piratica, the genomic stretch AAGGGCGATTGTGCGGGCATGCTGTGTGCGATTTGCATGGATAGAATCCGCTGAAATCCCCGCGTTTTTTAAACTGTTAACTAACGCTTCGGCTCCTTGCTTTGTGCGACTAAATACCAGTACTTGAGGCCATTTTTTCTTTTTCAATAAGTGAATGAGTACATCAGTTTTTTGATGTTTATCAACGTGATATAAAGTTTGTTTGATGTTGTCTACCGTACTGTTTGCTGCTTCTACTTCAATCAGTACTGGGTTTATCAACATGGTTTCTGCAAGTGCTTTTATTTGGTTTGTAAAAGTGGCAGAAAACATCAAGGTTTGGCGTTTTGTCGGCAATAAGGCTGAGATTTTTTTGATGTCATCAATAAAGCCTAAGTCCAGCATGCGATCCGCTTCATCGAGTACTAATAGGGTTAGCTGCTCAAAATGCACAGCGCCTTGCTGATATAAATCCATTAATCGCCCTGGCGTTGCAATAAGCACGTCTACACCATTTTCAAGTGCTGTAATTTGTGGCTCTATTCTTACTCCGCCGAACACAGCCAGCGAGCTTACATTTAAGTGCGCTGCATAAGTGTTAATGCTGGTGGCAACTTGAGCTGCTAGTTCGCGTGTTGGCGTGATAATAAGCGCGCGAATATGCTTTGCTTGGGTTACCTGTTGATCGGCTAAGAGCTGTAACACAGGAAGGGAAAAACCGGCGGTTTTTCCCGTACCTGTTTGGGCAATGGCCATCACATCTTTGTGCGCTAAAATAGCAGGTATGGCTTCACGTTGAATGGCTGAGGGGTCTTTATAACCTTGCTCGGTTATAGCCGTTAATAATGCGTTAGTTAAACCTAAATTATTGAAGCTCATGCAAGCTGTTCCTGATAAATAGTGAAAATTAGCTTGCTTAAACAGTGGATGTTGGGGAAATGCTAATTTTGAATGAATTTAGTTTTGCATTGTTAATTTTAACACTTTTAGTTAGAAAGTC encodes the following:
- a CDS encoding DEAD/DEAH box helicase is translated as MSFNNLGLTNALLTAITEQGYKDPSAIQREAIPAILAHKDVMAIAQTGTGKTAGFSLPVLQLLADQQVTQAKHIRALIITPTRELAAQVATSINTYAAHLNVSSLAVFGGVRIEPQITALENGVDVLIATPGRLMDLYQQGAVHFEQLTLLVLDEADRMLDLGFIDDIKKISALLPTKRQTLMFSATFTNQIKALAETMLINPVLIEVEAANSTVDNIKQTLYHVDKHQKTDVLIHLLKKKKWPQVLVFSRTKQGAEALVNSLKNAGISADSIHANRTQHARTIALAEFKNETINVLVATDIAARGIDINQLPCVINFDLPYVAEDYVHRIGRTGRAGKKGHAISLFSDDEVKQLNAIERLINRTFSRDVVAGFVPSRQRAEQMWGGAKDNSPTKSKKGNKKASKHQFDDDEYGNFEPMPDSSNKKKSNKRKRR